In a single window of the Heliangelus exortis chromosome 1, bHelExo1.hap1, whole genome shotgun sequence genome:
- the BHLHE41 gene encoding class E basic helix-loop-helix protein 41 has product MDEGISRLPERQLLEHRDFIGLDYPSLYLCKPKRGVKRDESKETYKLPHRLIEKKRRDRINECIAQLKDLLPEHLKLTTLGHLEKAVVLELTLKHLKALTALTEQQHQKIIALQNGERSMKSPVQADLDAFHSGFQTCAKEVLQYLSRFESWTPREQRCAQLLGHLHSISSQFLPGPQLLSPPPGPLSKGSSSSSPPAPHCAPGHKPEGQANCVPVIQRTHAAELSAETDTDTDSGYGGEGEARPERGPAAAAAGGPLPALAIKQEPSGDEAPPAPKRLKLDRGGSPLPVPPGLAARGAEAAAASALVRPDAALLGSLMALGAGGGGAPFGQPAAAAPFCLPFYFISPSAAAYMQPFLDKGSLEKYLYPAAPIPLLYPGIPAQAAAAAAAAAAAAASFPCLSSVLGPAEKAAAAAAAGMPPAPHLPHPFAAAAELGEEAEPGAAEEPGAEGP; this is encoded by the exons ATGGATGAAGGAATCTCCCGCTTGCCggagaggcagctgctggagcataGAGATTTTATAGG gctggactACCCTTCCCTCTATCTGTGCAAACCCAAAAGAGGCGTGAAGAGGGACGAGAGCAAG GAAACATACAAACTGCCACACAGACTGATAGAAAAGAAGAGGCGAGACAGGATTAACGAATGTATCGCCCAGCTGAAGGATTTACTGCCTGAGCATCTGAAATTGACG ACGTTGGGACACTTGGAGAAAGCGGTGGTGCTGGAATTGACTTTGAAACACTTGAAAGCTCTCACAGCCTTAAcggagcagcagcaccagaagATCATTGCTTTGCAGAATG GGGAGCGGTCCATGAAGTCTCCCGTGCAGGCCGACCTGGACGCCTTCCACTCGGGGTTCCAGACGTGCGCCAAGGAAGTGCTGCAGTACCTCTCCCGCTTCGAGAGCTGGACCCCCCGTGAGCAAAGATGCGCCCAGCTCCTCGGCCACCTGCACTCCATCTCCTCGCAGTTCCTCCCCGgccctcagctcctctccccGCCGCCGGGCCCCCTCAGCAAGggatcctcctcttcctccccacccGCCCCCCACTGCGCGCCGGGCCACAAACCGGAGGGCCAGGCTAACTGCGTGCCCGTCATCCAGCGGACTCACGCAGCCGAGCTCAGCGCCGAGACCGACACGGACACGGACAGCGGCTACGGCGGGGAGGGCGAGGCGCGCCCCGAGCGTGGCcctgcggcggcggcggccgggggGCCTCTGCCCGCTCTGGCCATCAAGCAGGAACCCTCGGGGGACGAGGCTCCCCCCGCGCCCAAGCGTCTGAAGCTGGACCGCGGCGGCAGCCCCCTGCCCGTCCCGCCGGGGCTGGCAGCGCGGGGCGCCGAGGCGGCTGCGGCGTCGGCGCTGGTGAGACCCGATGCTGCGCTGCTGGGCTCGCTGATGGCCCTGGGGGCTGGAGGCGGCGGGGCCCCCTTCGGAcagccggcggcggcggcccccTTCTGCCTACCCTTCTACTTCATCTCCCCTTCCGCCGCCGCCTACATGCAGCCCTTCTTGGATAAAGGCAGCCTGGAAAAGTATCTCTACCCCGCCGCCCCCATCCCGCTCCTCTACCCGGGCATCCCGgctcaggcagctgcagccgcagccgccgccgccgcggctGCCGCCTCCTTCCCCTGCCTTTCCTCCGTGCTCGGCCCCGCCGAGAAGGCGgccgctgccgctgccgctGGGATGCCCCCAGCGCCCCACCTCCCGCACCCCTTCGCTGCCGCCGCCGAGCTCGGCGAGGAGGCCGAGCCCGGAGCCGCCGAGGAACCTGGTGCCGAGGGCCCTTGA